The DNA sequence CCGGGGAAGAGGAACCTTGCGCAGCGCCGGAGCGGCCCATTCCGCCATGCCCGCCGTGCCGATGGCCAACCCCACCTCGAAGGACAGCTGGGTATCCGTCTCCGGCACCAGGTTTCGGCTCAGCTCGATCATCACCCCGAACTCGTCCCAACCTCCCTCGATCGTCGCCATGCTGGCTCGGTCCAGGGTCGCCCGTAGGCGGGGCATCAGGTGGGGCTCCGGGCCGGGGTCGAAAGCGCGCAACCCATGGACCTTCAGCGCCGTGCACGAAGGGCACAACAGCCCCAACGGGTCCGAGTGCGTCACCGGCGAGTTCATCGCATAGATGTAGGGGTTCGGACCGTCGACGTAACCCAGTGGGTCCGCCGTGATGAAACGGCCGAGCTCGGGGTCGTAGTAGCGGTTGCGCGCGTAGACGAAGCCGGTCACCGGATCTTCGGGCAAGCCGTGGAAGCCGAATTCATTGGCGATCGTGCTCTCAGGGGCCAACCGCTCATCTTCTGCTCGATAGGCAACCCAGACCGGCGTTGAGGGGTAAACGTGGAGTTGGAGGTAGAACGGCTCGGCCAGCGCTGTTCCGGAAAGGTCGGTGAGTGATTCTGTGATGGAGAGGTCATGCGTACCGTCTGGAGCTGGAGCACCAGCGGTGAGCCGATAGCCATCCTCACTCTTCGTCCACGACGTGACATACCCGGCAATCTGGATCGACGGAGTTGCAGTGGAGAGATCGATCTCCTCGGTGAACTCGACTTCAAGGACCGCGTCCCGGTACGCGACCTCATAGACCTCCGGGGTGCCGGTATCGAGAATGACGGCATCTTCGGGTGGCCAAGTGAACGGAACGACGAGTGCCTCCGCGAGCTTGTTGTGGAAGCTGTCGAGAATCGCATCGGGTTCCACATGAAGCGTGACCGAAGTACCGGTTGCTGGGGGAGAGGAGAGCTGAAGCTCCACCCGGTGCCGCTGGCCATGGAGAACGGTCGTATCCAGCGACAGGGAGATGGTCTCCGGCGCCGCCTCCAAGCGAGCAGCTCCATTCTCAAGCGCGGTCGTGAGAGCTTGGCTGCTTACCAGGTCTGAGATCTCCAGCCAGAGCTCACCTTGGACCACCCGCACCTGTTCGACTCGGGGAGGCGTGAGGTCGACGTAGATCTTCCTTTCGCCATACGGTGAAAAGGAATAGCGCTCGATGGGCTTGCCGTCCGTGCCCGTGACTACCGCAAGGTTCCCGGAGCTGTCGTAGATCGGCGTGTAGCGCTGCTCCAGCACGCCGTCCCCGTCGGCGTCGTGCTCGATGCGGACGACCTCATCCAGCCCCGCACCGTAGGTGCGCCGAGTTCGGAGCATGCCGTTGACCGAGGTCTCGATGGCGCGCTGGCCGGACCAGGCGG is a window from the Acidobacteriota bacterium genome containing:
- a CDS encoding RHS repeat-associated core domain-containing protein, whose protein sequence is MPILKRALAAALLVALPLAAPPAQSQDDVEEYHYTYDAADNLLSRTAVRDGVATEQALPLDGSGRNRPASVGDVPLAWDANGNLTRKGDLHFAYDFRNRLTEVRDAQGAVLASYTYDAFNRRVEQRIGTDVVQTAWSGQRAIETSVNGMLRTRRTYGAGLDEVVRIEHDADGDGVLEQRYTPIYDSSGNLAVVTGTDGKPIERYSFSPYGERKIYVDLTPPRVEQVRVVQGELWLEISDLVSSQALTTALENGAARLEAAPETISLSLDTTVLHGQRHRVELQLSSPPATGTSVTLHVEPDAILDSFHNKLAEALVVPFTWPPEDAVILDTGTPEVYEVAYRDAVLEVEFTEEIDLSTATPSIQIAGYVTSWTKSEDGYRLTAGAPAPDGTHDLSITESLTDLSGTALAEPFYLQLHVYPSTPVWVAYRAEDERLAPESTIANEFGFHGLPEDPVTGFVYARNRYYDPELGRFITADPLGYVDGPNPYIYAMNSPVTHSDPLGLLCPSCTALKVHGLRAFDPGPEPHLMPRLRATLDRASMATIEGGWDEFGVMIELSRNLVPETDTQLSFEVGLAIGTAGMAEWAAPALRKVPLPRWLTQPLGRSVQKAPEVPWAPHWDEAVGRVQAKRVELGGRDALAMAEVPRAASAGARRFVDGDLFEAAIRSDAGTVRVLAETSVSGRRLTLNDLVVYADDGTIVNQIGARQFLTLRSQVAREAAEAGFDTLRITGVRVQTSSSASPGATIDRVIDLSRFK